One segment of Gopherus flavomarginatus isolate rGopFla2 chromosome 8, rGopFla2.mat.asm, whole genome shotgun sequence DNA contains the following:
- the IGSF10 gene encoding immunoglobulin superfamily member 10, which produces MRQGSRPRDLGGFRSYSPEKKRPPWAAGGSCWVLGHFFCLCNFLSDLLTFALCPGLHLFLLAVRDVVLGLARRMKVKGRGKPCLLEFLFSFCLATLPSSSACPRLCACYVPTEVHCTFRYLTAIPLHIPQNVDRINLGYNSLVKLTETDFSGLEKLELLMLHSNEIHTIPDKTFTDLNALQVLKMSYNKVRILQRDTFHGLKSLVRLHMDHNQVEFIHPEVFYGLTSLRLVHLEGNLLKQLHPDTFVTLRYIQIFKTSSIKHIYLSDNFLTSLPQEMFSYMPELESIYLHGNPWSCDCDLQWFVDWAEQWPDIIKCKKDRGSSSAQQCPVCANPRNSKGKHLVNIPSASLTCRKPTIDPSLKFKNITMPDEGDFISISPKEFIAPIGTIMLNMTDQTGNQANLVCNVQKPTKISPLSFDKDGDITVLKVSFSTFLVCSIDYEHIQQLWSILALYSDSPLKLERNLLLTKVPYISYKYKQTYSESEEVFTNIESELTAEPSWLLQRQVALQLDRTATTLSMLHIQYITDAQIILPNAGEKQLTHSWAIISRDNTTRAEHSVLVGGTVELDCQAFGEPTPTIEWILADGSKVRAPYVSEDGRIVIAKSGKFTLRTADSFDTGVYHCIGTNYNDADVLTFRITVIDTYVEHNNINGAQLSAFIGDTLYLPCQSVGVPDASISWILPEHTVLHQSVRSKHIFHNGTLKIQEMTEQDNGYFRCVAANEYGMDFLIFQVLVKVNEGASQKRKTAPEENEERDGSGHEELRAVTKHKYPLATVQTSVTSKASTDSAPRNQLTGIANKRNNNREMTYRRNGDKINRRFRGHRRQFTSSARRVDPQHWAAFLEKTKKNSTLPEKQENATTKSPDHLSSKVSGDKEETSGDHIPPEEEFIILAPEAPTIPTLKKVSASIVTGEPETTSSNTKSKTTSVMVTEAVAPTVNPWITHSIGPQSKKPNAAQKSAVTRPNSLETSELNQTSLTIIQPLTASSLVNSTAKDFNAEQRLVSFGGSNEYLKIISTTQTADVIEITSLVTSQNTVEKPDLFTESIDKTSTKSDHRISVVTVSEPNNEFGHIYFHSTQKITTPKLPPGSTIITHQQIQIIRDVTTNTPQSRQRYGRRRKISGRRRIVRPDRIPAIRGHRYNFVRQESSRESTTLPPAMEQDTKCLSCSHPATPPRSSLELLSPETYTPPPLKEDIPELTSEQLTSQTTAFLAEEKNRPTAEGEKTTPTVMPFYSESRQSTLQRKLEASARLQTYALRLPTTARQTASVSVETTTSADSKTFSHVKSILPTTKTRTSSKVLRGNIPWQHLFGKVHVQKELLKKLSRQRTRTAPSSTITSMLPKTTATLSIDRVSPFHLTTISVEVNQTDDLLSLTKPISHDNSMSEKQSPIPSLSTAELLPSAYFSNLPNAINKEMNATRPMPTFRSTTVPHTEAKITKIKVFRAGRRRDQRRKKLQKIMTSQSITTSHSSTTASSVNTALYILTTARALTKPTIPLPTEFLYKNTSVIPITTVPQPQILNTKDVTKGSPVTTTQTLMRITTAENTQPVKLPSDVLFTEKPATSSSLKSSNTTTILPATSITSESAHIQPNKTIAMVSKRPHQKMGQRVIQQKHTAKATFPDKGELSTKSPAVTTHVINPSIQHPTPLASQITETPHTSILQITLSPRWENKFWHKQSPEVSEIGKTLTVNTLTILKSSQSSTPYTPAWKRNKDNSVKSWSDKTTDQKTNNNLIALDSLYKNRLAKPRIVGGKLAAFTVLANSDAFIPCEATGNPLPTIHWTKVSSGSDVSKSKRDNRFEVFANGTLSIQNVNIQDRGQYLCIAANQHGSDQLLVTLSVVAYPPRILEGRSKVITVHSGKPVSVKCRAEGRPIPTISWILANKTYVSESFPGSKQATVQPDGTLIIKEVTVYDRGLYTCMASNPAGADTLTVKLQVIVAPPVILEEKRQHIAGIMGESLKLPCTAKGNPHPSVHWVLFDGTVVKPLHFVNAKLFLFSNGTLYIRNIAPSDSGNYECIATSSTGSERRVVNLTVEQRDTIPRIATASLKMTQLNFGDRLLLNCSATGVPKPRIIWRLPSKAVVDQWHRMGSRIHVYPNGSLFIEAVTEKDAGDYLCVARNRIGDDLILMKVSVTMKPAKIDQKQYFKKQVPYGKDFRVDCKASGSPEPEISWSLPDGTMINNVMQADDSGRRSRRYILFDNGTLYFNKVGISEEGDYTCYAQNTLGKDEMKVHITVVTASPRIKQNYRTYAKVKAGDNAVFDCEAVGEPKPKIFWLLPSSDMISASTNRYLLHVNGSLSVSKVKLLDAGEYVCVARNPGGDDTKLYKLDVVSKPPLINGLYTNKTVIKATAIRHSKKQIDCMSEGTPSPQIMWIMPDNIFLTAPYYGSRITVHKNGTLEIRNVRPSDTADFICVVRNDGGESILVVQLEVLEMLRRPMFRNPLNEKIIAKPGKTIILNCSVDGNPPPEIIWILPNGTRFSSGVRISRYHIGSNGTLIIYNPFRDDAGKYRCAARNKVGYIEKLIILEVGQKPTILTRSRGPIKSISGESLSLHCLADGSPKPNIIWTVPSGYMLDRPQITGKYILLENGTLVIREATIHDRGNYLCKAQNNAGESSITVPVITVAYPPRITNRPPQSVRTMAGAAVQLNCMALGIPKPEITWELPDHSVLSPASKGRPSGSELLHPQGTLIIQNPKSSDSGMYKCTAKNQFGSDFTITYIQVV; this is translated from the exons ggTTGCATTTGTTCTTGCTTGCTGTGAGGGATGTTGTTTTAGGGTTAGCACGCAGGATGAAAGTAAAAGGAAGAGGCAAACCCTGCTTGCTGGAGTTTCTCTTCAGTTTCTGCCTGGCTACTCTTCCCAGCAGTAGTGCCTGCCCCAGGCTCTGTGCCTGCTACGTCCCCACTGAAGTACACTGTACATTCCGGTACCTCACAGCCATCCCACTGCACATCCCTCAAAACGTGGACCGCATCAATTTAGG TTACAACAGCTTGGTTAAACTGACCGAAACAGATTTTTCCGGCCTGGAGAAACTGGAGTTGTTGATGTTGCACAGCAATGAGATCCATACAATCCCTGACAAGACATTCACTGATTTAAATGCATTACAG gtcttaaaaatgaGCTATAATAAAGTCAGAATACTTCAGAGGGACACTTTTCATGGTCTCAAGAGCTTGGTACGGTTGCATATGGACCACAATCAAGTTGAATTTATACACCCGGAAGTTTTCTATGGGCTTACATCACTGAGGCTGGTGCACTTGGAAGGAAATTTACTTAAACAGCTTCATCCAGACACTTTTGTCACCTTGCGCTACATCCAGATATTTAAAACATCCTCCATAAAGCATATATACTTGTCTGACAACTTCTTAACTTCATTACCACAAGAGATGTTTTCCTACATGCCTGAACTAGAGAGCATATACCTTCATGGAAACCCTTGGTCCTGTGATTGTGATCTACAATGGTTTGTAGATTGGGCAGAACAATGGCCAG ATATTATAAAGTGCAAGAAAGACAGAGGTTCTTCTAGTGCCCAGCAATGTCCAGTTTGTGCCAATCCCAGAAATTCTAAAGGCAAACATTTAGTTAACATCCCATCTGCATCTTTAACGTGTAGGAAGCCAACAATAGACCCCTCCCTGAAATTTAAAAACATCACTATGCCAGATGAAGGAGACTTCATTTCCATCTCTCCCAAAGAGTTTATAGCTCCCATTGGAACCATAATGTTGAATATGACAGACCAAACAGGAAATCAAGCTAACTTGGTTTGCAATGTTCAAAAACCCACAAAAATTTCCCCACTCTCATTTGACAAAGATGGTGATATTACAGTACTCAAAGTATCATTTTCAACATTTCTGGTGTGTAGTATTGATTATGAACACATTCAACAGCTGTGGAGCATATTGGCCCTGTACAGTGATTCTCCACTGAAACTCGAAAGGAATCTCTTACTGACCAAAGTGCCTTACATCAGTTACAAGTACAAACAGACGTATTCTGAAAGTGAAGAAGTTTTTACCAATATAGAGAGTGAACTGACAGCTGAACCTTCTTGGCTGCTCCAACGCCAGGTGGCATTACAATTAGACAGAACAGCAACCACACTCAGCATGCTGCATATTCAATATATAACTGATGCTCAAATTATCTTGCCCAATGCTGGTGAAAAACAGTTGACACACAGCTGGGCCATAATTTCAAGAGATAATACAACAAGAGCAGAACACTCCGTTTTAGTGGGTGGGACTGTGGAACTGGACTGCCAGGCATTTGGAGAGCCTACTCCTACCATTGAATGGATACTAGCCGATGGGAGCAAAGTTAGAGCGCCATATGTTAGTGAAGATGGAAGAATCGTAATAGCTAAAAGTGGAAAATTCACACTACGGACAGCTGATAGTTTTGACACTGGAGTTTATCACTGCATAGGCACAAATTATAATGATGCAGATGTCCTAACATTTAGGATCACAGTGATTGATACTTATGTGGAACACAACAACATTAATGGGGCTCAGCTTTCGGCATTCATTGGTGACACACTCTACCTTCCATGTCAGTCTGTTGGTGTCCCAGATGCATCTATTAGTTGGATCCTACCTGAGCACACAGTTCTTCATCAGTCTGTAAGAAGCAAACATATTTTCCACAATGGTACACTCAAAATACaagagatgacagaacaagataATGGCTATTTTAGATGTGTAGCAGCCAATGAATATGGTATGGATTTTTTGATTTTCCAAGTGCTGGTTAAAGTGAATGAGGGCGCTTCACAAAAACGAAAGACAGCTCCAGAAGAAAACGAAGAGAGAGATGGATCTGGTCACGAGGAGCTTAGAGCTGTTACAAAGCATAAGTATCCATTAGCTACTGTGCAAACTTCAGTAACAAGTAAAGCATCCACTGACTCTGCACCTAGAAATCAACTCACAGGGATTGCAAATAAACGGAATAACAATAGAGAGATGACTTACAGACGTAATGGGGACAAAATAAACAGACGATTTAGGGGACACAGAAGACAATTCACTTCCTCAGCTAGGAGAGTTGACCCACAGCACTGGGCAGcatttttggaaaaaacaaagaagaatTCCACTTTGCCAGAAAAACAAGAAAATGCCACAACAAAATCACCAGACCATCTATCCTCTAAGGTATCTGGGGATAAGGAAGAAACATCTGGTGACCATATACCTCCAGAAGAGGAATTTATTATACTAGCACCTGAAGCACCTACTATACCTACTCTGAAAAAAGTTTCAGCAAGTATTGTAACTGGAGAACCTGAAACTACATCAAGTAATACCAAGTCTAAAACAACTTCTGTCATGGTTACAGAGGCAGTTGCTCCAACAGTTAATCCATGGATTACACACTCTATAGGACCCCAGAGCAAAAAGCCAAATGCAGCTCAAAAATCTGCAGTCACAAGACCAAACTCGCTGGAGACTTCTGAATTAAATCAAACATCATTAACCATTATACAGCCATTAACAGCATCTAGTTTGGTGAATAGTACAGCTAAAGACTTTAATGCTGAACAAAGATTGGTGTCTTTTGGGGGAAGTAATGAGTATTTAAAAATCATATCTACAACACAAACAGCAGATGTTATTGAAATCACCAGCCTTGTCACTTCCCAGAACACAGTTGAAAAACCTGATTTATTTACTGAGTCTATTGATAAGACTTCAACTAAATCAGATCATCGAATATCTGTAGTGACTGTCAGCGAGCCAAACAATGAATTTGGTCACATTTATTTTCACAGTACTCAAAAAATAACAACTCCTAAACTACCACCAGGGTCAACTATTATTACTCATCAGCAGATTCAGATAATTAGAGATGTTACAACTAATACACCACAATCAAGACAACGATATGGAAGACGAAGGAAAATTTCTGGTAGAAGACGAATTGTTAGACCAGATCGAATTCCAGCTATCAGGGGACATAGATATAATTTTGTGAGACAAGAATCCAGTAGAGAAAGtacaactctgcctccagctatgGAGCAGGACACAAAATGTCTATCGTGTTCACATCCCGCAACTCCTCCCAGAAGTTCTCTTGAACTGCTTAGCCCAGAAACATATACGCCCCCACCTTTGAAAGAGGATATACCAGAACTCACATCAGAGCAGCTTACGAGTCAAACCACAGCATTCCTGGCTGAAGAGAAAAACAGACCCACTGCAGAAGGAGAAAAAACAACTCCCACTGTAATGCCTTTCTATAGTGAAAGCAGACAGAGTACCCTGCAAAGAAAACTAGAGGCCAGTGCACGATTGCAAACATATGCTCTCAGACTCCCTACAACTGCAAGACAGACTGCTAGTGTATCTGTGGAAACTACAACTTCTGCAGACAGCAAGACATTCTCACATGTTAAATCCATCCTCCCAACCACTAAAACTAGAACTTCTTCCAAAGTTTTAAGAGGAAATATTCCTTGGCAACATCTCTTTGGAAAGGTACACGTTCAAAAGGAGCTATTGAAGAAGCTATCCAGACAACGTACAAGAACAGCGCCATCATCTACAATAACCTCCATGCTTCCTAAAACTACTGCAACACTATCCATAGACAGAGTTTCTCCTTTTCATTTAACAACTATTTCAGTGGAAGTGAATCAAACTGATGATCTCTTATCCCTAACTAAACCTATCAGTCATGATAATAGTATGTCAGAGAAACAGTCTCCCATTCCATCTCTTTCtactgcagaactgctaccttcAGCCTATTTTTCTAATCTTCCAAATGCTATCAACAAAGAAATGAATGCAACAAGACCAATGCCAACATTTAGATCTACTACTGTTCCCCACACTGAAGCTAAAATCACTAAAATCAAAGTATTCAGAGCTGGAAGGAGGAGAGATCAAAGGAGGAAAAAGCTCCAGAAGATCATGACTTCACAAAGCATTACTACAAGCCATAGCTCCACCACTGCTTCATCAGTGAACACAGCTTTGTATATCCTGACAACAGCTAGGGCTTTAACTAAGCCCACCATCCCCCTACCCACTGAATTTCTTTATAAGAACACGAGTGTAATCCCAATTACAACTGTGCCTCAGCCACAGATTCTTAACACAAAAGATGTAACTAAAGGCTCACCTGTAACAACTACACAAACATTAATGAGAATTACAACAGCTGAGAACACTCAACCTGTTAAACTACCATCTGATGTTCTCTTTACTGAAAAACCTGCCACATCATCTTCTTTGAAGTCCTCCAACACCACCACAATATTACCCGCCACATCCATAACATCTGAATCAGCACATATTCAACCAAACAAAACTATTGCAATGGTAAGTAAAAGACCACACCAAAAAATGGGACAGAGAGTTATTCAGCAGAAACATACAGCAAAGGCAACATTTCCTGACAAAGGTGAGCTCAGTACCAAATCTCCTGCTGTAACTACCCATGTGATCAACCCCAGCATACAGCATCCTACCCCATTAGCATCCCAAATAACAGAGACACCACACACAAGTATCTTGCAAATCACCTTATCTCCCCGGTGGGAAAACAAGTTTTGGCATAAACAGTCTCCTGAAGTTTCGGAAATAGGCAAAACACTAACAGTTAATACTCTGACTATATTAAAATCCTCACAGAGCTCCACTCCATATACTCCTGCATGGAAAAGGAACAAGGACAATTCTGTCAAAAGCTGGTCTGACAAGACAACAGatcaaaaaaccaacaacaacctCATAGCCCTAGACTCCTTATATAAAAATAGATTGGCAAAGCCTAGAATAGTCGGAGGAAAACTGGCTGCTTTTACCGTTTTGGCTAATTCAGATGCCTTCATCCCTTGTGAAGCGACTGGTAATCCccttcccacaattcactggacTAAAGTGTCATCAG GGTCTGATGTATCAAAAAGCAAGCGTGACAACAGGTTTGAAGTGTTTGCTAATGGCACCCTCTCTATCCAGAATGTGAACATTCAGGACCGTGGACAGTACCTGTGTATTGCTGCCAACCAGCATGGCTCAGATCAGCTCCTCGTCACTTTGTCTGTGGTGGCATATCCACCGAGGATCCTAGAGGGCAGGTCAAAAGTGATCACTGTCCATTCTGGAAAGCCTGTGTCTGTGAAGTGTAGAGCTGAAGGTAGGCCCATCCCTACCATTTCATGGATTCTAGCAAACAAAACATATGTCTCAGAATCTTTTCCAGGAAGCAAGCAAGCGACTGTGCAACCGGATGGCACTTTAATAATCAAGGAAGTcactgtttatgacagagggcttTACACATGTATGGCTAGTAATCCAGCTGGTGCTGATACGCTGACAGTAAAACTACAGGTGATTGTGGCACCTCCTGTTATTTTGGAAGAGAAGAGACAACACATTGCAGGAATTATGGGTGAAAGTTTGAAACTCCCCTGCACTGCAAAAGGAAACCCTCATCCGAGTGTTCACTGGGTCCTCTTTGATGGAACAGTAGTGAAGCCTCTGCATTTTGTAAATGCCAAACTGTTCCTGTTCTCCAATGGAACCCTCTACATAAGAAACATAGCTCCTTCTGACAGCGGGAATTATGAATGCATAGCTACAAGCTCCACTGGGTCAGAGAGGAGGGTGGTAAATCTCACGGTGGAGCAGAGAGATACAATTCCCAGAATAGCAACTGCATCTCTGAAAATGACTCAGCTGAATTTTGGGGACAGATTGCTTCTAAACTGTTCAGCTACTGGGGTGCCAAAGCCCAGAATAATCTGGAGGTTACCTTCCAAGGCAGTTGTTGACCAATGGCACAG aaTGGGAAGTCGAATCCATGTTTATCCTAATGGATCCTTGTTTATCGAGGCAGTCACAGAAAAGGATGCAGGTGACTATTTATGTGTAGCAAGAAACAGAATTGGAGATGACCTGATACTGATGAAAGTCAGTGTGACTATGAAACCAGCAAAGATTGACcaaaaacagtattttaaaaaacaggtacCATATGGGAAGGACTTCAGAGTGGACTGTAAAGCCTCTGGGTCACCTGAGCCAGAGATCTCCTGGAGTTTGCCAGATGGCACGATGATTAATAATGTGATGCAAGCAGATGACAGTGGGCGCAGGTCTCGGAGATACATTCTTTTTGACAATGGAACTCTGTATTTCAACAAGGTTGGAATATCTGAAGAGGGAGACTATACCTGTTATGCCCAAAATACACTAGGAAAAGATGAAATGAAGGTACACATTACAGTTGTAACAGCTTCACCTCGTATAAAGCAGAATTACAGGACATATGCTAAAGTAAAAGCTGGGGATAATGCAGTATTTGACTGCGAGGCTGTTGGAGAACCCAagccaaaaatattttggttGCTACCTTCCAGTGATATGATCTCAGCTTCAACAAACAGATATTTACTGCATGTTAATGGCTCACTGTCAGTCAGCAAAGTGAAACTGTTGGATGCTGGGGAATATGTATGTGTTGCCCGTAACCCTGGTGGGGATGACACAAAACTTTATAAACTGGATGTTGTTTCTAAACCACCCCTGATAAATGGTTTATATACAAACAAAACAGTCATTAAAGCAACAGCAATAAGGCACTCCAAGAAGCAAATAGATTGTATGTCAGAAGGGACACCTTCCCCTCAAATTATGTGGATAATGCCTGACAATATTTTCCTAACAGCTCCGTACTATGGGAGCAGAATAACAGTACACAAAAATGGGACACTTGAAATTAGGAATGTAAGGCCTTCAGACACAGCAGATTTTATATGCGTGGTACGTAATGATGGAGGAGAAAGCATATTGGTAGTACAGTTGGAGGTATTAGAAATGCTAAGACGACCAATGTTTAGAAATccattaaatgaaaaaataatagCAAAACCAGGAAAAACCATCATCTTAAATTGTTCAGTAGATGGAAACCCTCCTCCTGAAATCATCTGGATATTACCCAATGGCACACGATTTTCCAGTGGAGTCAGAATTTCCCGGTATCATATAGGCAGTAATGGTACTCTCATCATATATAATCCTTTCAGAGATGATGCAGGAAAGTATCGCTGTGCAGCTAGAAATAAAGTGGGCTACATTGAAAAGCTGATCATCTTGGAAGTTGGTCAGAAGCCCACTATTCTTACTCGTTCAAGAGGACCAATAAAGAGCATCAGTGGGGAATCATTATCCCTTCACTGTCTTGCTGATGGAAGCCCCAAACCAAACATTATATGGACAGTACCAAGTGGCTATATGCTAGATCGGCCTCAGATCACTGGGAAATACATATTACTTGAAAATGGTACTTTAGTTATTCGAGAAGCAACCATTCATGACAGAGGAAACTATCTGTGTAAGGCTCAGAACAATGCTGGAGAGTCATCTATAACTGTTCCTGTAATTACTGTAGCCTACCC